In one window of Caldalkalibacillus thermarum DNA:
- a CDS encoding NAD(P)/FAD-dependent oxidoreductase encodes MYDVIIVGAGPAGIFAAYELTLKAPGAKVLLIDKGLDIYARRCPILERKIKKCPPPTAKKEYAGCLPACSITNGFGGAGAYSDGKFNITTEFGGWLTDYLDKSTVYDLIKYVDDINLRHGATTSITDPSSEAVKQIEKKGLAAGLKLLRANVRHLGTEQNLQILQSIFEYLNDKIEMRFKTEVADLLTEEKSGKLKATGVILKKNGEEIRGRYVLIAPGRDGAVWLAELLRKRKIKMKNNQVDIGVRVETLDTIMEEVNTHLYEGKFIFNSSVGTRVRTFCSNPSGHVVVENHSGVMLANGHSYKDEALGSENTNFALLVSHEFSDPFDRPNEYARRIGMLANELSGGSILVQRFGDIIKGRRSTEKRIKEGFVEPTLKEAVPGDLTKVLPYATMKSIIEMIEALNHITPGLATEHTLLYGVEAKFYSARPHLTEHLEVEEISNLYAAGDGAGLTRGLAQASASGVWIARHIVEKLNTDPTSAAVATN; translated from the coding sequence ATGTACGATGTCATTATTGTTGGGGCCGGACCGGCCGGGATCTTTGCCGCCTATGAGCTGACCTTGAAAGCGCCAGGAGCCAAGGTGCTGCTCATCGATAAAGGGCTGGATATTTACGCCCGGCGCTGTCCGATTCTGGAGCGGAAAATTAAGAAATGCCCGCCGCCCACAGCGAAAAAAGAATATGCTGGCTGTTTGCCTGCCTGCTCCATTACCAATGGTTTTGGAGGTGCAGGCGCTTATTCGGATGGAAAGTTTAACATTACCACAGAATTCGGCGGTTGGCTAACCGATTATTTGGATAAAAGTACCGTGTATGACTTGATTAAATATGTGGATGACATTAACCTTAGACACGGCGCCACGACCTCCATTACCGATCCAAGCAGTGAGGCCGTCAAACAGATTGAGAAAAAAGGACTGGCAGCAGGTCTAAAATTGTTGCGGGCCAATGTCCGCCACTTGGGAACAGAACAAAACCTGCAAATTTTGCAAAGTATTTTTGAGTATTTAAACGATAAAATTGAGATGCGTTTCAAAACAGAAGTGGCCGACCTCTTGACGGAAGAGAAAAGCGGCAAGCTTAAAGCAACGGGCGTCATCCTGAAAAAGAATGGCGAAGAAATCAGGGGTAGATATGTGCTGATCGCCCCGGGCCGGGATGGGGCTGTCTGGCTGGCTGAACTGCTCAGAAAACGGAAGATCAAAATGAAAAACAATCAGGTGGATATCGGTGTGCGGGTGGAGACCTTAGATACCATTATGGAAGAGGTGAACACCCACCTGTACGAAGGAAAGTTTATTTTTAACAGTTCGGTCGGCACGAGGGTCAGAACCTTTTGCAGCAACCCTTCCGGGCACGTGGTGGTGGAAAACCACAGCGGAGTCATGCTGGCCAATGGTCACAGTTATAAAGATGAGGCGCTGGGATCGGAAAATACCAACTTCGCCCTGCTGGTCTCCCATGAATTTTCCGACCCGTTTGACAGGCCCAATGAATACGCCCGCCGGATCGGCATGCTAGCCAACGAACTTTCCGGCGGTTCCATCCTGGTGCAACGCTTTGGGGATATTATCAAGGGACGCCGCTCCACTGAAAAAAGGATCAAAGAAGGTTTCGTGGAGCCTACCCTGAAAGAAGCTGTGCCCGGTGACCTGACCAAGGTGCTGCCGTATGCCACCATGAAAAGCATTATTGAAATGATTGAAGCCTTAAACCACATCACTCCCGGACTGGCTACTGAACACACCCTGCTGTACGGTGTTGAAGCCAAATTTTACTCTGCACGTCCCCATCTGACGGAACACCTGGAAGTGGAAGAGATCAGCAACCTGTACGCCGCCGGAGACGGTGCCGGTTTGACCCGGGGGTTGGCCCAAGCATCCGCTTCGGGTGTCTGGATCGCCCGACACATTGTGGAGAAGTTAAATACGGATCCTACTTCAGCGGCGGTTGCTACAAATTAA
- the namA gene encoding NADPH dehydrogenase NamA, whose translation MSKLFSPYTIKDVTFKNRIVMSPMCMYSCMDEDGKVTDWHRVHYTSRAVGQVGLIIVEATAVTPQGRISVHDLGIWSDEHIEGLAELVRLSHQHGAKIGIQLAHAGRKATVDGPIIAPSAIPFNENMKTPAAMTAEQIEETIAAFREGARRAKAAGFDVVEIHAAHGYLINQFLSPLSNHRHDTYGGDRDRRYRFLQEVIEAVKEEWDGPLFVRISASDYHPEGLTVDDYVYYAQKMKAQGVDLIDCSSGGVVPAKINVYPGYQVPFAEKIRAEANIATGAVGLITSGWQAEEILQNERADLVFLARELLRDPYWPRRAAQELNMQIEGPRQYERAW comes from the coding sequence ATGAGCAAGCTGTTTAGCCCTTACACCATCAAAGATGTCACCTTTAAAAACCGTATCGTTATGTCCCCGATGTGCATGTACTCCTGTATGGATGAAGACGGGAAAGTGACCGACTGGCACCGCGTCCATTACACCAGCCGGGCGGTTGGACAAGTCGGCCTGATTATTGTGGAGGCGACGGCTGTCACCCCCCAAGGCCGCATCTCTGTCCATGATTTGGGCATCTGGAGTGACGAACATATTGAGGGTTTAGCCGAATTAGTCCGCTTGAGCCACCAGCACGGTGCTAAAATAGGGATCCAATTGGCTCACGCAGGCCGAAAAGCCACCGTTGATGGACCCATTATCGCTCCTTCAGCCATTCCGTTTAATGAAAACATGAAAACACCGGCAGCTATGACGGCGGAACAGATTGAGGAGACCATCGCCGCTTTCCGGGAAGGGGCCCGGCGGGCAAAGGCAGCTGGTTTTGACGTGGTAGAAATTCACGCTGCCCATGGCTATCTCATTAATCAATTTTTGTCCCCGTTATCTAACCATCGTCATGATACATACGGTGGGGACCGTGACCGGCGCTACCGGTTTTTGCAGGAGGTGATTGAGGCGGTCAAAGAGGAGTGGGATGGACCTCTGTTTGTGCGTATTTCAGCGAGTGATTACCACCCTGAAGGATTAACCGTTGATGATTACGTTTATTATGCCCAAAAAATGAAAGCCCAAGGTGTGGATCTCATTGACTGCAGTTCCGGAGGTGTTGTGCCGGCAAAAATCAATGTTTATCCGGGGTATCAGGTGCCTTTTGCAGAGAAAATCAGGGCAGAAGCCAATATTGCCACCGGCGCAGTCGGCTTGATTACCAGCGGATGGCAAGCAGAGGAAATTTTACAGAATGAGCGGGCCGATCTTGTCTTTCTGGCCCGGGAATTGTTGCGCGATCCCTATTGGCCGAGACGGGCGGCGCAAGAGTTAAATATGCAGATTGAAGGTCCCCGCCAGTACGAGCGGGCCTGGTAA
- a CDS encoding iron-containing alcohol dehydrogenase, with protein MNLAYFRTPNELIMGVGSVNTVGREAKKLGAHKVLVVTDKVIRKTGILDQVISPLQEEQLLVDIIDDVVAEPPFEILEQIVAKIKTGGFDVLIGVGGGSALDVTKVLSVMLTNEQNVRDMVGIEKVEKKGVPFILIPTTAGTGSEVTYNAIFTDTRDQVKKGIVSTYLLPDVAIVDPALTLTVPPAVTAATGMDALVHAVESYTAVRANPLTDGIALKAIKLISQSLRKAVFQGSNLKAREEMAMGSLLAGISLGNAGVGAVHALAYPLGGKFKVPHGVANSMLLPYVMKYNVVADLQKFVEIAQAMGEQVEGLSLREAADRAVQAMSKLAQDVGIPASIREVGVKREDIPALAEEASKIDRLLNNNPRWLTVREITEIYEAAYEGEN; from the coding sequence ATGAATTTAGCTTACTTTAGAACACCGAACGAATTGATCATGGGGGTAGGTTCTGTCAACACTGTCGGCCGTGAAGCCAAAAAACTGGGTGCTCATAAAGTATTGGTGGTCACTGATAAAGTGATCCGCAAGACAGGTATTCTTGATCAAGTGATCAGTCCTCTTCAAGAGGAACAACTCCTTGTGGATATCATTGACGATGTGGTTGCGGAGCCTCCATTTGAGATTTTGGAACAGATAGTAGCCAAAATTAAAACAGGCGGCTTTGATGTATTAATTGGTGTCGGGGGAGGCAGCGCCCTGGATGTCACAAAAGTTTTGTCAGTGATGTTGACCAATGAGCAAAATGTCCGTGACATGGTCGGCATCGAGAAAGTAGAAAAAAAGGGTGTTCCGTTTATCTTGATTCCGACGACGGCGGGCACTGGTTCTGAGGTCACTTATAATGCCATTTTTACTGATACCCGTGATCAGGTTAAAAAAGGTATTGTGAGCACTTACTTGTTGCCTGATGTGGCAATCGTGGATCCTGCCTTAACCTTAACTGTTCCCCCTGCTGTAACAGCAGCAACAGGGATGGATGCTTTGGTGCATGCTGTGGAGTCCTATACAGCGGTGCGGGCTAATCCCTTAACAGATGGCATCGCGCTCAAGGCCATTAAACTTATTTCACAATCACTGCGCAAAGCTGTTTTTCAAGGATCTAATTTAAAAGCGCGGGAAGAAATGGCTATGGGTAGTTTGTTAGCAGGTATTTCCTTAGGTAATGCAGGTGTGGGAGCTGTCCATGCCCTGGCCTATCCGCTGGGTGGCAAGTTTAAGGTGCCCCACGGGGTAGCCAACTCTATGTTATTACCCTATGTAATGAAGTACAATGTCGTTGCTGATCTACAAAAATTTGTCGAAATTGCCCAGGCGATGGGTGAACAGGTTGAGGGATTAAGTTTGCGTGAAGCGGCAGATCGAGCTGTACAAGCCATGAGTAAACTGGCCCAGGATGTGGGAATTCCAGCTTCAATCCGTGAGGTGGGGGTTAAGCGCGAAGATATTCCTGCCTTAGCTGAGGAAGCAAGTAAGATAGATCGGCTCTTAAATAACAATCCTCGCTGGCTAACAGTACGGGAGATTACTGAAATTTATGAAGCAGCTTATGAAGGAGAAAATTAA
- a CDS encoding aldehyde dehydrogenase family protein, whose translation MSHTGFEAGSIIAGQEYKGKGRDTLEVHNPFNKEVIGRIHLATSEDLDRAIVTALKVFHTTMKKIPAYQRAAILRRAADILEERTEEFATILALEAGKPIRDGRAEVKRGVQVLRFSADEAKKLAGELVPMDAAVGGENRLGLVKRVPLGVVGAITPFNFPLNLALHKLGPAIAAGNTVVLKPAEKTPFSAIQLAKVFEEAGLPTGALNVVLGFGPDIGEPLVQDERISKVTFTGSPQVGLKIKQMAGLKKVTLELGSNSPNIIFDDAELDIAVKSLVKGAFAFSGQVCISVQRIYVQKTVYDAFVERFVRQVNELQVGDPLQESTDIGPMITEEAAKRAEEWVKEALEGGAKVLTGGTRNGSVMAPTVLVNVKPEMKVVCQEVFAPVVSIIPFTTEQEVIQMANNSNFGLQAGVFTQNIDRALRLADALETGGVWINEISTYRQDNYPYGGVKQSGVGKEGVKYAVEDMTDLKFIGIKLGS comes from the coding sequence GTGAGTCATACAGGTTTTGAAGCAGGTTCCATTATTGCTGGTCAGGAATATAAGGGGAAAGGACGCGACACTTTAGAAGTTCACAATCCCTTTAACAAAGAGGTGATTGGCCGCATTCATCTAGCCACGAGTGAGGATTTGGACCGGGCGATCGTGACTGCCCTGAAAGTGTTCCACACAACCATGAAAAAAATTCCGGCTTATCAAAGAGCAGCCATATTACGCCGAGCCGCTGATATTTTGGAAGAGCGTACGGAGGAGTTTGCTACCATCCTTGCTTTAGAGGCAGGCAAACCAATACGCGATGGCCGGGCCGAAGTGAAGCGGGGTGTGCAGGTTTTACGTTTCTCTGCCGATGAAGCGAAAAAGTTGGCAGGTGAACTGGTACCCATGGATGCAGCTGTAGGTGGGGAAAACCGATTAGGCTTAGTTAAGCGGGTGCCCCTGGGTGTAGTTGGGGCGATTACACCATTTAACTTCCCGCTGAACCTGGCTTTACACAAATTGGGTCCTGCTATAGCTGCTGGCAATACTGTGGTTTTAAAACCAGCGGAAAAAACGCCGTTTTCTGCAATACAATTAGCCAAGGTGTTTGAAGAAGCAGGATTGCCCACGGGTGCACTTAATGTTGTTTTGGGTTTTGGCCCCGACATCGGCGAACCTTTGGTACAAGATGAACGCATTTCCAAAGTGACCTTTACTGGCAGTCCGCAGGTTGGCTTGAAAATTAAACAGATGGCTGGATTAAAGAAGGTTACCCTGGAATTGGGTTCTAACTCCCCTAACATAATTTTTGATGATGCTGAGCTGGATATAGCTGTTAAAAGTCTAGTTAAAGGGGCTTTTGCTTTCTCTGGCCAAGTGTGTATATCAGTGCAGCGCATCTATGTTCAAAAAACGGTTTATGATGCGTTTGTGGAACGGTTTGTCCGCCAGGTGAATGAATTGCAGGTGGGCGATCCGTTGCAAGAGTCAACTGATATTGGACCTATGATCACTGAGGAAGCGGCAAAACGAGCTGAAGAGTGGGTGAAAGAAGCACTGGAAGGGGGAGCCAAGGTATTGACAGGGGGGACAAGGAATGGTTCCGTCATGGCCCCGACTGTGTTAGTCAACGTGAAGCCAGAGATGAAGGTGGTTTGCCAGGAAGTATTTGCCCCTGTTGTTTCCATCATCCCCTTTACAACAGAGCAAGAAGTGATTCAAATGGCCAACAACTCGAATTTCGGCTTGCAAGCGGGTGTGTTTACTCAGAATATTGATCGTGCCCTTCGATTGGCAGATGCTTTAGAGACCGGTGGGGTATGGATCAATGAGATCTCTACTTACCGGCAAGACAACTACCCTTATGGTGGTGTGAAACAAAGTGGTGTGGGAAAAGAAGGAGTTAAATATGCTGTTGAAGATATGACAGACCTGAAATTTATAGGGATTAAACTTGGTTCATAA
- a CDS encoding TRAP transporter large permease codes for MIWWLLIPFLIALFIGIPISFSLGIAVIIFIFVTGTLPFDVFAQTLYYPTESFPLMAIPFFILAGELMNRSGITDRLINFAKFFMGRVRGGLAQVTVVSGAGFAGLSGSAVAETAALGKTLGPAMEKQGYGKDFIAALIASVGVMAPVIPPSIIMILYGAQMNVSIGALFMAGIVPGLIIACLLMLVAYLMAIKNRYPTSSVPFSWKGLLDVTVAASLAFVMPIIIVLGIRGGVFTPTEGGAVAAAYAFLVGGLIYRSLTLNDIFESFVRSGITSAVILLVVAMSAPFGWVMTYFAIPQAVADALLGLTDNHVIILLLIIFILIFVGMFLEGAAIVMLLGPVLAPVAAEMGMDPVHFAIVMVVAIAIGMATPPVGVNLFVMVPIMGTTMEKASKAVLPFVLSLFIALLIIAFFPEIVLWLPQLFR; via the coding sequence ATGATCTGGTGGCTGCTGATTCCTTTCTTAATTGCGCTGTTCATTGGTATTCCGATCTCCTTTAGTCTGGGGATTGCAGTCATTATATTTATTTTTGTCACGGGCACGCTCCCTTTTGATGTGTTTGCCCAGACGTTGTATTATCCCACTGAATCATTTCCTCTCATGGCCATTCCGTTCTTTATCTTGGCGGGAGAGCTGATGAATCGGTCAGGGATTACAGATCGACTGATCAACTTCGCTAAATTTTTCATGGGCCGGGTGCGAGGGGGATTGGCGCAGGTGACGGTTGTTTCCGGGGCGGGTTTTGCCGGTTTGTCGGGCTCTGCCGTAGCGGAAACGGCCGCCTTGGGCAAAACTTTAGGACCTGCGATGGAGAAGCAAGGCTACGGTAAAGATTTTATCGCTGCGCTGATCGCCAGTGTGGGGGTCATGGCACCGGTTATTCCGCCCAGCATCATTATGATTTTATATGGTGCACAGATGAACGTCTCTATCGGGGCCCTGTTTATGGCCGGCATTGTACCTGGTCTCATCATTGCTTGCTTGCTGATGCTGGTTGCTTATCTGATGGCCATAAAGAACCGATATCCTACATCTTCAGTCCCCTTTTCATGGAAAGGGTTGCTGGACGTTACGGTGGCTGCATCCTTAGCATTTGTCATGCCCATCATTATTGTGCTTGGGATTCGCGGAGGGGTGTTTACACCTACAGAAGGTGGTGCCGTCGCGGCAGCTTATGCTTTTTTAGTTGGCGGGTTGATTTATCGCAGTTTAACATTGAATGATATCTTTGAAAGCTTTGTGCGCAGTGGCATTACCTCAGCGGTTATTCTACTGGTAGTGGCCATGTCTGCTCCTTTCGGGTGGGTGATGACCTATTTTGCTATTCCACAGGCAGTGGCCGATGCACTGTTAGGACTAACAGATAATCATGTGATTATCTTGTTACTTATCATTTTCATCCTCATTTTTGTGGGAATGTTTTTGGAAGGTGCAGCCATCGTCATGCTCCTTGGCCCCGTATTGGCACCGGTTGCAGCAGAGATGGGGATGGACCCTGTTCATTTTGCCATTGTGATGGTTGTGGCTATTGCCATAGGTATGGCGACACCACCAGTTGGTGTTAATCTCTTTGTGATGGTTCCTATCATGGGCACAACGATGGAGAAGGCAAGCAAAGCTGTGTTGCCCTTTGTTTTGTCTTTGTTTATTGCTTTGTTAATTATTGCATTCTTCCCCGAAATCGTCTTATGGTTGCCTCAATTATTCCGATAG